In Aminobacterium sp. MB27-C1, a single genomic region encodes these proteins:
- the dxr gene encoding 1-deoxy-D-xylulose-5-phosphate reductoisomerase: MTNNLSRLAIIGATGSVGKSVLDICRTYPEKFKVAFLVAHQNIKKMSSLINEFHPVGVALTDHEAARSLRELHPDLPIYESEEDLEYIVTHPDVDHVVFASSGTDAIRSLQKALDADKNVSLANKESIVVAAPWVMPLVKRRDQLRPLDSEHNAIWQCLIGENVRNVKEIFLTASGGPFRTYTREKLSYVTPEMALSHPVWNMGYKVTVDSATLMNKGIEIIEAMYLFNLDNTQVHAIICPGSIVHGIVHFSDGTVKMVASTPDMRMAAATALAYPERLPTMPLVAPLAFDPLSISFYSPDESLFPSLALAKEVACKKGPFPAILVGADEIAVDAFMKKKINFTQIPVVIEKVLSSYNGKAPETLEESLQILQWGKVTAQSIVRTLEK; encoded by the coding sequence TTGACAAACAATCTTTCTCGACTAGCTATTATTGGAGCTACTGGAAGTGTTGGAAAATCTGTTCTTGACATATGCAGAACCTATCCTGAAAAATTTAAAGTTGCTTTTCTCGTAGCTCATCAAAATATTAAAAAAATGAGTTCGCTTATTAACGAATTCCATCCGGTTGGAGTCGCTTTAACAGATCATGAAGCTGCCCGTTCTTTGCGGGAACTCCATCCTGATCTGCCTATTTATGAGTCAGAAGAAGATCTTGAATATATTGTTACTCACCCAGATGTTGATCACGTCGTTTTTGCCTCATCTGGAACAGACGCCATTAGAAGTTTGCAAAAAGCACTCGATGCAGACAAAAATGTTTCTCTTGCCAATAAAGAAAGTATCGTTGTTGCCGCACCATGGGTTATGCCTCTCGTAAAACGGAGAGACCAGCTTCGTCCTCTTGATAGCGAGCATAATGCTATATGGCAATGTCTCATCGGAGAAAATGTGCGAAATGTCAAAGAGATATTTCTAACAGCCTCTGGAGGCCCATTCAGAACATATACACGAGAAAAGCTTTCGTATGTCACTCCTGAGATGGCTTTATCTCATCCCGTATGGAATATGGGCTATAAAGTCACTGTTGACAGCGCAACTCTTATGAATAAAGGCATAGAAATAATAGAAGCTATGTATCTTTTCAACCTGGACAACACGCAAGTTCATGCAATAATTTGTCCAGGCTCTATCGTGCATGGCATTGTACATTTTTCAGATGGAACTGTAAAAATGGTCGCATCAACACCTGATATGCGCATGGCTGCTGCAACAGCTCTTGCCTATCCAGAACGTCTGCCCACAATGCCACTTGTCGCACCCTTAGCATTTGACCCCCTTTCTATCAGTTTTTATTCTCCAGACGAAAGTCTTTTTCCAAGTCTTGCACTTGCCAAAGAAGTCGCCTGTAAGAAAGGTCCTTTCCCAGCTATTCTTGTGGGAGCTGATGAAATTGCCGTCGATGCTTTCATGAAAAAGAAAATAAATTTTACGCAAATTCCCGTAGTGATAGAGAAAGTTCTATCGAGTTATAATGGGAAAGCGCCTGAAACGCTTGAGGAGAGTCTGCAGATTCTCCAATGGGGGAAAGTAACCGCACAGTCAATAGTACGGACATTGGAGAAATAG
- a CDS encoding phosphatidate cytidylyltransferase, whose product MVALNDKAKELVLRSLSGIVLASILLSSIFVGGRLWFLVASTLALLSLWEFYQLLSKKFRVSKGIGILSGALVLIASTERIRPVSVLIVLTLCAFILLFIEILRRQFSHSSYAIWNLGGTLSGLVYIIFPWSYMILLRFHPLGKLLLFTLFICTWSCDVAAYLVGTRWGKNKFCEAVSPKKTWEGFVGGAGASILFSVLIAYYAAMPPLPFLYIGIICGLAGQLGDLAESLIKREVEVKDSGRLIPGHGGVLDRFDSILISGTLTFFLFGVILL is encoded by the coding sequence ATGGTGGCATTAAACGATAAAGCTAAAGAACTTGTCTTACGTTCTTTAAGCGGAATTGTTCTAGCATCTATTCTTCTCTCATCTATTTTCGTAGGAGGACGTCTTTGGTTTCTAGTCGCTTCAACACTTGCCTTACTCTCGCTATGGGAGTTTTACCAACTCCTATCGAAGAAGTTTCGAGTATCTAAGGGGATAGGAATATTATCTGGAGCTCTCGTGCTCATTGCATCCACAGAACGTATTCGCCCCGTATCCGTACTAATTGTGCTAACTCTTTGCGCGTTTATTCTTCTTTTCATTGAAATATTACGCCGTCAATTCTCCCATTCAAGCTATGCTATTTGGAATCTGGGAGGAACTTTATCAGGTCTTGTCTACATTATCTTCCCTTGGAGTTATATGATCCTTTTACGATTTCACCCCTTAGGGAAGCTTTTGCTTTTCACCCTGTTTATATGCACATGGAGCTGCGATGTAGCAGCTTATCTTGTAGGAACACGTTGGGGAAAAAATAAATTTTGTGAAGCGGTAAGCCCTAAGAAAACCTGGGAAGGTTTTGTTGGAGGGGCAGGCGCTAGTATTCTCTTTTCTGTACTTATCGCCTACTACGCAGCAATGCCTCCTTTACCTTTTCTTTATATAGGAATTATCTGCGGTTTAGCTGGACAACTTGGTGATTTGGCAGAATCTTTAATAAAGAGAGAAGTCGAAGTCAAAGACAGTGGGCGGCTTATCCCTGGACATGGGGGAGTTCTTGACCGATTTGACAGTATTCTAATTAGTGGTACTTTGACATTTTTCCTGTTTGGAGTGATTCTCCTTTGA
- a CDS encoding isoprenyl transferase has product MSLQHVAIIMDGNGRWAQKRHLPRLLGHRAGVKAVEKTVRAAANLGIPYISLYAFSTENWRRPQTEVKGLMSLFRYYIRKKILELVQENVRLRFAGRIQDLPQDIQEIIHEAEEKTKDFQRLQLIVCLNYGGRQELIDAVQEITREGYTGEITEETIRSHLYLPDIPDPDLIIRTSGECRLSNFWLWQGCYSELYFSPLYWPDFNEEALKEALLSYEKRDRRYGGIKR; this is encoded by the coding sequence ATGTCGCTTCAGCATGTAGCTATTATTATGGATGGCAATGGCAGATGGGCTCAAAAACGTCATCTTCCGCGACTATTAGGTCATAGGGCAGGAGTAAAAGCTGTTGAAAAAACTGTGAGGGCTGCTGCTAATTTGGGCATTCCTTATATTTCTTTGTATGCTTTCTCTACAGAAAATTGGAGAAGGCCTCAAACAGAAGTAAAGGGGCTTATGTCTCTCTTCCGTTATTATATTCGCAAAAAGATTCTAGAACTTGTTCAAGAAAATGTTCGTCTGCGTTTTGCTGGCAGAATTCAGGATCTACCTCAAGATATACAAGAAATTATTCACGAAGCAGAAGAAAAGACTAAAGATTTTCAACGTCTTCAACTTATTGTTTGCCTAAACTATGGTGGAAGACAGGAACTAATAGATGCCGTTCAAGAAATAACACGAGAGGGCTACACAGGAGAAATAACAGAAGAAACTATACGGTCTCACCTTTATTTGCCCGATATACCAGATCCTGACCTCATTATACGAACGAGCGGTGAATGTCGTCTCAGCAATTTTTGGCTATGGCAGGGCTGTTATAGTGAACTTTATTTTTCTCCCCTATATTGGCCAGATTTCAACGAAGAAGCTCTGAAAGAAGCATTACTTTCCTATGAAAAGAGGGATCGCCGTTATGGTGGCATTAAACGATAA